In one window of Actinomycetota bacterium DNA:
- a CDS encoding DUF1990 family protein, with protein sequence MFLSSKPDEATIREFLSGLASAPLSYEPLGLCRMNPEGYNVDVHRVRIGTGESDLETAKQALDSFAGVRLGWADVFPEKPTAELGSNVVVIASHMGFWSLNGCRIVSRLPSDEDPRYGFCYGTLREHAEIG encoded by the coding sequence GTGTTCCTGTCTTCCAAACCCGACGAGGCGACCATTCGCGAGTTTTTGTCCGGTCTGGCGTCGGCCCCCCTGTCCTATGAGCCGTTGGGACTGTGCAGGATGAACCCCGAGGGCTACAACGTGGACGTCCACCGGGTCCGGATCGGGACCGGCGAGTCCGACCTGGAGACTGCAAAGCAGGCACTGGACTCATTCGCCGGCGTCCGTTTGGGGTGGGCGGACGTCTTCCCGGAGAAGCCGACCGCCGAACTGGGTTCGAACGTCGTGGTGATAGCCAGTCACATGGGCTTCTGGTCGCTGAACGGGTGCCGGATCGTCAGCCGGCTCCCGAGCGACGAAGACCCCCGCTACGGCTTTTGCTACGGGACCCTGCGCGAGCACGCGGAGATAGG
- a CDS encoding adenylate/guanylate cyclase domain-containing protein, giving the protein MAEALTFCFTDIQGSTRLLRALGEEAFDRVLEQHRDVIRRCVSESGGEEIHTEGDSFFLAFSDPPEALRFAAAGQRALAAEQWPDGTQVLVRMGLHLGPAQRRPDGDFTGLAVHRAARVAALAHGGQVLITEAAAAEAPDGCRLRPLGPHRLRDFDGPVDLFQLSGPGLPDGFPPLRAARQHYGLPLPATALLGRESELDRVVPMLRQGSVVTLVGPSGVGKTRLALEAAALAAPTYGGTVHFAELSSLAGPDHLLGAVASAIGARPLAGHGPEDAILAALAHRPAMLVLDSCERVLDAVASLIDLIVARIPHTTVLATSLEAIRLPVERVVSVAPLPVEPAADGDPLDSPAVRLLVDRAEARGTEIDVQRDGAALVEISRRLDGIPLALELAGARVAEMGAEEVVSGLRDRFALLTTGYRTALPRHRTLEAAVEWTVELLKPEDRELLARMTRLLGRWRLETAAEVAGGSMAALLRLRDRSLIVVEEGRVRLLDTIRAFMARELDDRDRDLVDSRRMATLTHQFGHSADAPELHVQAEARPVFPDVADVVSARAPTEPAAATDLVLLCMPWFENGSRDQGQALIAQCLDAGPSPERRAALGAAAAHLHLISGRAEEAAEGARAALAVSELPPRWRAIALMCIASPYAPAAEDIGLLDEAELLVSDGAPGLLLAVRSRRAITLDTTGKGDEAMELFSEIRREANERGYTLHEAQALLHQAGMFARRGRLAEAEESLVECERLSDEAAALDLRAAALSLRGTIAFHRGEPQRAIEIAEKRLAAADALGDVRGAAPALSTISAAALELGDLPRAREAGVRMAAVSRQEGRNDGVAAASFNLAMLATRAADFEDAGRWIAQAIDAARGAAPLEQLAVVAAGAVGGYAGDLDAAPLLSAADPAEIRYLDPTDRVWISGAHEVLISKHGEAVLAARRQAWESEPWERTVELAEQVAARLQAQTSSGG; this is encoded by the coding sequence ATGGCGGAGGCGCTCACCTTCTGCTTCACGGACATCCAGGGGTCCACGCGACTGCTGCGTGCCCTCGGCGAAGAAGCTTTCGACCGGGTGCTCGAGCAGCACCGCGATGTCATCCGCAGGTGCGTCTCCGAGTCGGGGGGCGAGGAGATCCACACCGAGGGGGACTCCTTCTTTCTGGCATTCTCCGACCCCCCCGAGGCGCTGAGGTTCGCCGCTGCCGGCCAACGGGCGCTGGCAGCCGAACAGTGGCCGGACGGCACACAGGTGCTCGTGCGCATGGGTCTTCATCTCGGCCCGGCACAGCGGCGTCCGGACGGCGACTTCACCGGACTCGCAGTCCATCGCGCCGCGCGCGTCGCCGCTCTGGCACACGGGGGCCAGGTGCTGATCACCGAAGCAGCGGCCGCGGAGGCTCCGGACGGGTGCCGGCTGCGTCCGCTCGGCCCCCACCGCCTGCGCGACTTCGACGGGCCGGTGGACCTGTTCCAGCTGTCCGGGCCTGGGCTTCCGGACGGATTTCCTCCCCTGAGGGCGGCCCGGCAGCACTACGGTCTGCCCCTGCCGGCGACGGCGCTGCTGGGACGGGAGTCCGAACTCGACCGTGTAGTGCCGATGCTGCGGCAGGGGTCGGTCGTGACGCTCGTCGGACCAAGCGGCGTCGGCAAGACGCGGCTCGCGCTGGAGGCCGCTGCTCTGGCGGCGCCGACATATGGCGGCACGGTGCACTTCGCCGAACTGTCGTCGCTTGCCGGACCGGACCACCTGCTGGGGGCCGTTGCCTCGGCGATCGGCGCCCGTCCGCTGGCCGGACACGGACCCGAGGACGCCATCCTGGCGGCACTCGCCCATCGTCCCGCGATGCTCGTCCTCGACAGCTGCGAACGGGTCCTGGACGCGGTCGCCTCTCTGATCGACCTGATTGTCGCGCGCATACCGCACACCACGGTCCTCGCCACCTCGCTTGAGGCGATCCGTCTGCCCGTCGAGCGAGTGGTCTCGGTTGCGCCATTGCCCGTCGAACCGGCGGCCGACGGCGATCCCTTGGACTCACCAGCCGTTCGGTTGCTGGTCGACCGGGCCGAGGCTCGCGGAACGGAAATCGACGTCCAGCGCGACGGAGCTGCCTTGGTGGAGATATCAAGGCGCCTGGACGGAATCCCATTGGCTCTGGAGCTCGCGGGGGCTCGCGTCGCGGAGATGGGGGCCGAGGAGGTCGTGTCCGGACTGCGTGACCGGTTCGCTCTGCTCACGACCGGCTACCGGACCGCGCTGCCTCGTCACCGGACGCTGGAGGCCGCCGTGGAGTGGACCGTCGAGTTGTTGAAGCCGGAGGACCGGGAACTGCTGGCTCGAATGACACGCTTGCTGGGTCGCTGGCGGCTGGAGACTGCGGCGGAGGTGGCCGGCGGTTCCATGGCCGCGTTGCTTCGGCTGCGAGATCGGTCCCTGATCGTTGTGGAAGAAGGCCGCGTGAGACTGCTGGACACGATCCGCGCCTTCATGGCCCGCGAGCTTGACGACCGCGACCGGGATCTCGTCGACTCGCGCCGTATGGCCACCCTGACGCACCAGTTCGGCCACAGTGCCGACGCGCCAGAGCTGCACGTTCAGGCCGAGGCGAGGCCGGTCTTTCCGGACGTGGCAGACGTTGTTTCGGCACGAGCACCCACAGAGCCCGCCGCGGCCACGGATCTCGTCCTGCTCTGCATGCCCTGGTTCGAGAACGGGAGCCGGGATCAGGGCCAGGCCTTGATCGCGCAGTGTCTCGATGCAGGTCCGTCTCCCGAGCGCCGCGCCGCTCTCGGCGCTGCCGCGGCACACCTGCACCTCATCTCCGGACGCGCCGAGGAGGCCGCGGAGGGGGCCCGGGCAGCTCTGGCCGTATCTGAACTTCCGCCCAGATGGCGGGCGATCGCGCTGATGTGCATTGCTTCTCCCTACGCGCCGGCAGCGGAAGACATCGGTCTTCTCGACGAGGCTGAGCTTCTTGTCTCTGACGGCGCGCCGGGACTGTTGCTGGCCGTGCGCTCGCGTCGCGCGATCACGCTTGACACCACTGGGAAGGGCGACGAGGCGATGGAGTTGTTCAGCGAGATCCGGCGCGAGGCGAACGAACGGGGCTACACGCTGCACGAGGCGCAGGCGCTGCTGCACCAAGCCGGCATGTTTGCCCGGCGGGGACGGCTGGCGGAGGCCGAGGAGTCACTTGTGGAGTGCGAGAGGCTGTCCGACGAAGCCGCGGCCCTGGACCTCCGCGCTGCGGCCCTCAGCCTGCGGGGGACTATCGCGTTTCACCGTGGCGAGCCGCAGAGAGCGATCGAGATAGCCGAGAAGCGACTGGCTGCCGCGGATGCCCTGGGCGACGTGAGGGGCGCCGCTCCGGCCCTGAGCACGATCAGTGCCGCGGCCTTGGAGCTCGGCGATCTTCCCCGCGCGAGGGAGGCGGGGGTGCGCATGGCTGCCGTCTCACGTCAGGAGGGGCGGAACGACGGAGTCGCGGCAGCGAGCTTCAACCTGGCGATGCTGGCCACCCGGGCCGCGGACTTCGAGGACGCCGGCCGGTGGATCGCTCAGGCGATCGATGCCGCCCGCGGCGCTGCGCCGCTCGAACAACTCGCGGTGGTTGCTGCGGGAGCTGTGGGCGGGTACGCGGGAGATCTGGACGCAGCGCCTCTTCTGAGCGCGGCCGACCCTGCCGAGATCCGGTATCTGGATCCCACCGACCGGGTGTGGATCTCCGGTGCCCACGAGGTCTTGATTTCGAAGCATGGTGAGGCGGTTCTGGCTGCCCGGCGGCAGGCGTGGGAGTCCGAGCCGTGGGAGCGCACGGTTGAGCTGGCCGAACAGGTCGCCGCGCGCCTGCAGGCCCAGACCTCGTCCGGAGGATGA